In Priestia megaterium NBRC 15308 = ATCC 14581, the following proteins share a genomic window:
- a CDS encoding GH25 family lysozyme — MQRRHANNPIILDVSHHQGIINWKEIKNTSVKGVYIKLTEGGTFVDPRSFENYIGAKNAGLRVGFYHYAHCTNSPEKEAAFFIAQLGQMKLDLPPCLDLEEDKKKSKEFVSHFAVSWLKHVHKTTGIKPIVYTNYHFAKTFFTKEISKYPLWVARYSAANRQDGMQHPGELSQWQRWAMFQYTDSGRVKGISTNVDINEMDCSFFKEVTTNLSMTNNTKGPFVYSKGDRGLGVKQIQQNLLALGFSLPKFGADGFYGDELIAAMKKFQNRYGLFSDGIAGADTLPILVKEVNNLNNLV; from the coding sequence ATGCAAAGGCGACATGCAAATAATCCTATTATTCTCGACGTTTCTCATCATCAAGGAATCATTAATTGGAAAGAAATAAAAAACACCTCAGTAAAAGGGGTGTATATAAAGTTAACAGAAGGCGGAACTTTTGTAGACCCTAGATCCTTTGAAAATTATATAGGTGCCAAAAATGCGGGCTTGAGAGTAGGGTTTTATCATTATGCTCACTGTACAAATAGCCCGGAGAAAGAAGCTGCTTTTTTTATTGCTCAGCTTGGACAAATGAAACTAGACCTTCCGCCGTGTTTGGATCTAGAAGAAGATAAGAAAAAATCTAAAGAATTTGTTTCTCACTTTGCCGTAAGCTGGCTCAAGCATGTTCACAAAACAACAGGAATTAAGCCTATCGTATATACGAATTATCATTTTGCTAAAACTTTTTTCACAAAAGAAATAAGTAAGTATCCTTTGTGGGTAGCAAGATATAGTGCGGCCAACAGACAAGACGGTATGCAGCACCCTGGTGAGCTAAGTCAGTGGCAGCGATGGGCAATGTTTCAGTATACAGATTCTGGCAGAGTAAAAGGAATTTCTACAAATGTGGATATAAATGAAATGGACTGCTCATTTTTTAAAGAAGTCACAACAAATCTCTCTATGACGAATAATACAAAAGGGCCCTTTGTGTATTCCAAAGGTGATAGAGGGTTAGGAGTCAAACAAATTCAGCAAAACTTACTTGCGCTAGGTTTTTCTCTTCCGAAGTTTGGAGCAGACGGTTTCTATGGAGATGAATTAATCGCTGCAATGAAAAAATTCCAGAATCGGTATGGCCTTTTTTCAGATGGAATAGCAGGAGCGGACACACTGCCGATTCTTGTTAAAGAAGTGAATAATCTGAATAATCTGGTTTGA
- a CDS encoding PAS domain S-box protein: MISSGLFVNLCIFSFFVSIMIAIRIFLLQRLAHKYKWMSGIYASIVSAILMVYSVTYQQITYDLRFLPLILTVLYFGYRAGAVAGITMAVCSIYLESHWLLTILILIFTFLFSLPLIRYRKQFSLLKQSLLCFFIHFIVHVLLTNYFWNTPIQSPFYSEIEYLVFGILGLGVAVATIEFYRKFYAVAEEAAYAGSDSCKDEEDSFFVRIMKKELEYTKEQLESFINHHMDAVIITDLEGRILRVNEAYEKVYGWKSHEVIGEKYYDIAGAFSEDVHENIKKTVAEKEAINRVEVVRARKDGSLVDLRITISPIFNGKDELVGLSGVCVDISEAKKAKEELDLLHRRLKESELKYRTLFEYANDAIYLLEIGSDHFPSRFVEVNEAGCKRFGYTREELLSMPCHDIIPRDSDIVQKTVEEIRNGNLSFTLQSQFTFKSGEIKKLEYSGKLFNIENKKVLLIVSRDRTEYLKTEELLQKSEKLAAVGQLATAIAHEIRNPLTAIKGFMQLLTEKASKEELTYMNIISSEIERIEMITNEFMSVAKPQAVTFQSIDLQLLIQQVILLWQPQATMKNIFIELNSYGEMPFVYCESNQMKQMFINILKNAIEAMPSGGEIKVELRKKDNNHIHIQIIDEGVGISKERIKHLGEPFYSIKEDGIGLGLMICFNIIQQHQGTLSIDSEVNKGTSVEICLPLE; this comes from the coding sequence GTGATTAGTAGCGGATTATTTGTTAACTTATGTATTTTTTCGTTTTTTGTCAGTATTATGATTGCGATAAGAATATTTTTGTTACAGCGTCTAGCCCATAAATACAAATGGATGAGTGGTATTTATGCAAGTATTGTTTCTGCTATTCTTATGGTATATAGCGTTACGTATCAACAGATTACATATGATTTACGTTTTCTTCCTCTTATTTTGACCGTTCTATACTTTGGTTATAGAGCCGGTGCAGTTGCAGGTATCACTATGGCCGTGTGCAGTATCTATTTAGAAAGTCATTGGTTACTGACTATCTTAATTTTAATTTTCACCTTTTTGTTTTCCCTTCCTCTTATTCGATATAGAAAGCAGTTTTCTTTATTAAAACAATCTCTTCTTTGTTTCTTTATTCATTTTATCGTTCATGTCTTACTGACAAATTACTTCTGGAATACACCTATTCAGTCGCCGTTTTATAGCGAAATAGAATATTTAGTGTTCGGAATTCTCGGACTGGGAGTAGCCGTAGCGACGATAGAATTTTATCGTAAATTTTACGCTGTAGCAGAAGAAGCTGCTTATGCTGGATCAGATTCATGTAAGGATGAAGAAGATTCTTTTTTTGTCAGAATAATGAAAAAAGAATTAGAATATACGAAAGAACAGCTGGAGTCTTTTATTAATCATCACATGGATGCGGTTATTATAACTGATTTAGAAGGGCGAATCTTGCGAGTTAATGAAGCTTATGAAAAAGTGTATGGCTGGAAATCCCATGAAGTCATTGGGGAAAAATATTACGATATAGCAGGAGCTTTTAGTGAGGATGTACATGAGAATATAAAAAAGACTGTTGCTGAAAAAGAGGCAATCAATCGAGTAGAAGTTGTAAGAGCTCGTAAAGATGGAAGTTTAGTAGACCTTCGTATCACCATTTCTCCAATTTTTAATGGGAAAGATGAGTTGGTAGGTTTGTCTGGAGTATGTGTGGATATATCTGAAGCTAAAAAAGCAAAGGAAGAGCTTGACTTGCTGCATCGTAGGCTTAAAGAAAGTGAGTTGAAATATCGCACGTTATTTGAGTACGCAAACGACGCAATTTATTTACTTGAAATAGGATCGGATCATTTTCCTTCTCGCTTTGTTGAAGTAAATGAAGCTGGATGTAAGCGCTTTGGATATACGAGAGAAGAGCTTTTATCCATGCCTTGCCACGATATTATACCTAGAGATTCTGACATTGTTCAAAAAACAGTCGAAGAAATTCGCAACGGAAATCTTTCTTTTACGCTGCAATCACAGTTTACGTTTAAGTCCGGCGAAATAAAAAAACTAGAATATAGTGGAAAGTTGTTCAATATAGAAAACAAAAAAGTGCTTCTTATTGTTTCAAGAGACAGAACAGAGTACTTAAAAACAGAAGAGCTGCTGCAGAAATCTGAGAAATTAGCAGCGGTCGGGCAGCTTGCTACAGCTATTGCTCATGAAATTAGAAATCCTTTAACAGCCATTAAAGGGTTTATGCAGTTATTAACTGAAAAAGCGAGTAAAGAAGAGTTAACCTATATGAACATTATATCCTCTGAAATTGAGCGTATTGAAATGATTACAAATGAATTCATGTCTGTGGCAAAACCACAGGCCGTAACATTTCAGTCGATTGATTTGCAGCTGTTAATTCAACAAGTGATTTTATTGTGGCAGCCTCAAGCAACCATGAAAAACATCTTTATTGAACTTAACTCATATGGAGAAATGCCTTTTGTATATTGTGAAAGCAATCAAATGAAACAGATGTTTATAAACATTCTTAAGAATGCGATTGAAGCAATGCCTTCCGGAGGAGAAATTAAAGTTGAGCTGAGAAAAAAGGACAACAATCATATTCATATTCAAATTATTGATGAAGGTGTAGGAATTTCAAAAGAACGCATCAAACATTTAGGTGAACCATTTTACAGTATTAAAGAAGACGGAATCGGGTTAGGATTAATGATCTGCTTTAATATTATCCAACAGCATCAAGGAACTCTTAGTATTGACAGTGAAGTAAACAAAGGGACGAGTGTAGAAATTTGTTTACCGTTAGAATAA
- a CDS encoding YjcZ family sporulation protein produces the protein MGFYNWGYGGGYGYGGYGSYGGGFALIVVLFVLLVIVGCTCLK, from the coding sequence ATGGGATTTTACAACTGGGGTTACGGCGGTGGTTATGGCTACGGCGGCTACGGTAGTTACGGTGGCGGTTTTGCATTAATCGTTGTACTATTTGTTTTATTAGTTATCGTTGGTTGTACATGCTTGAAATAA